The DNA sequence ATCAATAGCTCATGCAAGGATGCTAGGCAAAACAGGCATAATTAATGCTGATGAAGCATCTCAACTTGAAAAAGGCTTAAACCAGATTCGTTTAGAAGCATCCCAAGGTGTTTTTAATGCTGATCAACCTGCTGAGGATGTTCATTTCGCTGTTGAGAACAGATTAATAGAACTTTTAGGACCGCTTGGAAAGAAACTGCATACTGGTAGAAGTAGAAATGATCAAATAGCTACAGATATAAGATTATGGTTGCGACGAAAAATTGATGAAATCAATTTTGATTTAGAAAATATTCAAAAGATTTTGTTGGGCCATGCAGAAAAGAATTTGTATACACTTATTCCTGGATATACGCATTTGCAAAGAGCTCAACCTGTTTCATTAGCTCATCATTTACTTGCATATCTTGAAATGTTTCAGAGAGATAGAGATCGTTTGGTCGAAGTCAAAAGTCGAGTTAATACCTCTCCTTTGGGAGCAGCTGCCTTAGCAGGAACTTCTTTACCAATTGACAGGCTATATACAGCAGATCAATTAAATTTTACTAGTATTTATTCCAATAGTTTAGATGCAGTAAGTGATCGTGATTTTGCAGTTGAATTTATTGCTGCATCTTCATTAATTATGGTTCACTTAAGCCGATTATCAGAAGAAATAATTTTTTGGTCTAGCGAAGAATTTTCGTTTGTAAAATTAACCGATCGATGCGCAACTGGTAGCAGCATAATGCCTCAAAAAAAGAATCCTGATGTACCTGAACTTGTTAGAGGAAAGTCAGGAAGAGTCTTTGGCCATCTCCAAGCTTTGTTGGTCATGCTCAAAGGTCTGCCTCTTGCATATAACAAAGATTTTCAGGAAGATAAAGAGGCTCTTTTTGACACAGTAGTGACTGTTAGAAATTCTCTTCAAGCAATGTCTATTCTCTTAGAAGAGGGTTTGGAGTTTTCTTTAGATCGCCTGGGATCAGCCGTGGAATCGGATTTTTCTAATGCAACTGATGTGGCAGATTATTTAGTTTCTAAAGAAGTCCCTTTTAGAGAGGCTTATCAGATTGTTGGACGTTTAGTAAAGCTTTGTATGAAAGAAGGTATTTTGCTTAAGGATCTTTCTTTTGATCAATGGCAGGATATGCACCCTGCTTTTGATCAGGATATATATAAAAGGTTAACTCCAGAACATGTAGTCGCCTCGAGGATTAGTCAAGGCGGAACAGGCTTTGCTCAAGTGTCTGCACAGTTGGAAAATTGGCAAAATCAGTTTTCTTCTTTGAAAGAATGATCTCTTGCCTCTTAGAGGCTAATTGGTATTAATATCAAAGCGTAAATAATTTTTAGTACAATTATTTACTTATGGCTTTTTAAGCCTTTTTGGCACATTTATTTTTTCGGTCCAATTTTCAAGTGAGTATTTTTGTTGGCAACTTGCCCTTCCGCGCTGAGCAGGAAGATGTGATTCAATTGTTTGCTCCTTTTGGAGAGGTCGCAAACTGTTCTTTACCACTAGAACGCGACACAGGTCGTAAAAGGGGTTTTGCATTTATTGAAATGGCAGATGAGGCGGCTGAGTCATCAGCTATCGAAGCCCTTCAAGGTGCTGAATTAATGGGTCGTCCATTAAGAATTAATAAGGCAGAACCTCGTGGCGGTGGTGGTGGTCCTCGCAGAGGCGGCTATGGCGGCGGCGGCTATGGCGGCGGCTATGGCGGTGGTGGTCAAGGCGGCTATGGCGGCGGCTATGGCGGCGGTGGCGGTCAAGGCGGCTATGGCGGCGGTGGCGGTCAAGGCGGCTATGGCGGTGGTGGTCAAGGCGGCTATGGCGGCGGTGGCGGTCAAGGCGGCTATGGCGGTGGTGGTCAAGGCGGCTATGGCGGTGGTGGTCAAGGCGGCTATGGCGGCGGCGGCTATGGCGGCGGCTATGGCGGTGGTGGCGGTCAAGGCGGCTATGGCGGCGGTGGCGGTCAAGGCGGCTATGGTGGTGACCAAGATCCTGGACAACGATCTTCTGGCGCTAAGGGATGGGAGGACCGTAGTTATGGTTCTTCTGATACTTCTGATAGAGATGAAAATCGCAGTAGGCGTAGACGAGGAGCCGCTTCAGAAACTGATGAGACTTCTGATTATGGTGGAGCAGAAGGTTAATTATTTAAAGCCCAACTTCTTCTAATTGTTGGGCAGCTTTTTCTAAAATTATTAGTTTTGCGCTTGATTTTTGAGCTTTAGTGCTTAGGTTGTGTCTCCATGCACGAGCTCCAGGTACCGCTTGGACTAATTGAAGAAGATGTTTGCTTATATCCCAAAGCCTCCCTTCATTATCAAGGTGCTTTTGTGCATATGGAATTAAATTTTGAATAACTTGCGAAGCTTTTACTGGAAAATAATCCTCTCCATAAATTAACGAATCCATTTCTTGCCAAAGCATAGGATTTGAATATGCGGATCTTCCAACCATTGCCCCATCAAATATCTTTAAAGTTTTTACACATTCCTCTGGTGTATGTAAGCCGCCGTTGAACTCTATTTTTAATTCGGGACGCTTTAATTTTAATTTTTTAACTTTTAGATATTCCAATGGTGGAATAGTTCGATTTTGTTTTGGATTTAATCCTTCCAGCCATGCTTTGCGAGCATGAATTGCAAATCTGTCTGCTCCTGCTTTAGCTATTTGATCGACAAAAGAAAAAAGAAATTCCTCACTGTCAAAGTTATCAATGCCAGTTCTATGTTTGATTGTCACAGGAATTTGGGTTGCATTTTTCATGGCTTCTATGCATTTAGCGACTTGATTTGGAGTTGCCATAAGGCATGCACCAAAGTTGCCTGATTGCACTCTTGGACTAGGACAACCAAGATTTAGATTGATTTCGTCATATCCCCAATCTTCTGCAAGCTTGGCAGCGTCAGCTAGCTCTTTTGGATTATCTCCGCCAACTTGGAGTGAAATAGGGTGTTCAATTTCATCAAAATCTAAAAGACGCCTTCCTTTTTGATGTTGCAATGCTTTAGCTACAATCATTTCCGTATATAGCAATGACCTTCGGCTGAC is a window from the Prochlorococcus marinus str. MIT 9211 genome containing:
- the argH gene encoding argininosuccinate lyase, coding for MGLKNLGKPWSDRFEVGLHPFIESFNASIKFDFLLLQEDLDGSIAHARMLGKTGIINADEASQLEKGLNQIRLEASQGVFNADQPAEDVHFAVENRLIELLGPLGKKLHTGRSRNDQIATDIRLWLRRKIDEINFDLENIQKILLGHAEKNLYTLIPGYTHLQRAQPVSLAHHLLAYLEMFQRDRDRLVEVKSRVNTSPLGAAALAGTSLPIDRLYTADQLNFTSIYSNSLDAVSDRDFAVEFIAASSLIMVHLSRLSEEIIFWSSEEFSFVKLTDRCATGSSIMPQKKNPDVPELVRGKSGRVFGHLQALLVMLKGLPLAYNKDFQEDKEALFDTVVTVRNSLQAMSILLEEGLEFSLDRLGSAVESDFSNATDVADYLVSKEVPFREAYQIVGRLVKLCMKEGILLKDLSFDQWQDMHPAFDQDIYKRLTPEHVVASRISQGGTGFAQVSAQLENWQNQFSSLKE
- the dusA gene encoding tRNA dihydrouridine(20/20a) synthase DusA — encoded protein: MVATYTPRITNAYRFSIAPMLDCTDRHFRVIFRQVSRRSLLYTEMIVAKALQHQKGRRLLDFDEIEHPISLQVGGDNPKELADAAKLAEDWGYDEINLNLGCPSPRVQSGNFGACLMATPNQVAKCIEAMKNATQIPVTIKHRTGIDNFDSEEFLFSFVDQIAKAGADRFAIHARKAWLEGLNPKQNRTIPPLEYLKVKKLKLKRPELKIEFNGGLHTPEECVKTLKIFDGAMVGRSAYSNPMLWQEMDSLIYGEDYFPVKASQVIQNLIPYAQKHLDNEGRLWDISKHLLQLVQAVPGARAWRHNLSTKAQKSSAKLIILEKAAQQLEEVGL
- a CDS encoding RNA recognition motif domain-containing protein, whose translation is MSIFVGNLPFRAEQEDVIQLFAPFGEVANCSLPLERDTGRKRGFAFIEMADEAAESSAIEALQGAELMGRPLRINKAEPRGGGGGPRRGGYGGGGYGGGYGGGGQGGYGGGYGGGGGQGGYGGGGGQGGYGGGGQGGYGGGGGQGGYGGGGQGGYGGGGQGGYGGGGYGGGYGGGGGQGGYGGGGGQGGYGGDQDPGQRSSGAKGWEDRSYGSSDTSDRDENRSRRRRGAASETDETSDYGGAEG